In Rhizobium sp. BG4, the genomic stretch AAATACTGGAGGCTGAGGCGCTCGGTATCGCCATCCTTCTTGGTGACCGCGAAGGCATGCGCCCAGCGGCTCGGGAAGACGCGCAGGTCGATATTCTCGCCGAGAACGATGGCGTTGTGCTGGCCGGTGGTGATGTTCTCGTAGAAGCCGATCTTCTCGTGCACGGCGCTTTCGTTGCGCGACAGAGCCATGACTTCGCCGAGGCTGGCGACGCGCTCCAAAAGCTTGTTGGCGCTGGCATCGATGCGGGTGGCGGAAATGCCGACTTCGGCGGCAACGAGGGCAGCCTCGGAGATCTTCAGCTGAGCAGCGATATCGCGCTCGCGCATCTTCGGATTCTCGGCGCGAAACGCACGAATTTCGGCCGGTGCCGGTCTGGTGTTCTCGGTCATGTTCTACCCTTACTTATTGAGAATGAGCTTGCCCTGACGGGTAATTTTCATGCGATAGACCACGCCCTCATGCCGGATCATGATCTCGTTCGCGCCGCGGAAGATGTCTCCGCTTTCGATCGTGCGCACTTCCGCCGCGTCTTTGACGAACGGCGCATGCTTAAAGGTGTCAGGCTTTTCAACCATCATTTCGGTTGGCAATTTCCGCTTGTGCCGCGGCTTGTTTTCCCGCGGCTCCGATACATTTATCTTGACTTTCATAGTCAGCATTTTTTAAAGACGCAATAGAAGAGTTATCAACTCAAGTTTTCGAAATCGCATGGAGAAGTGATGATGGCGGCACGCAGTTTTGCAGCGCTCGTGGCAGGCGGATTGATCGCGGCGGGAAGCGTTTTTCCGGCTTACGCGCAGGACGCCGCTGCTGCTGCTCCGGCCGCTCCCGCCAATGCTCTCGAGGTCGAGCTGAATGCGCTGGCGCCCTCGCAGAAGGGCTGCATGATGACCTTCGTGGCGCTGAACAAGCTGGCGGCCCCGGTCAACAAGATCTCCTTCGAGCTCGCCTTCTTCAACGACAAGAATGCCGTCGACAAGATTACCGTTCTCGACTTCCGCGATCTGCCGCAGGGCAAGAAGCGCGTGCGCCAGTTCGACATGCCGAACGTCAAGTGCGAGGCCGTCACCCGCATCCTGATCAACGACACGCCGGTCTGCGATGGCCCGGCTGCCGGCGAATGCATGAAGGGTCTGGTGACCCGGTCGCAGATTTCGGTTCCCTTCGAAGGGTAATGAATGCGCCGGGGATGAACCCGGCGAGGCTTCAGTTTCCAACTGGCCGGGGCAGGCACATGGTAGTTTCAGCGAAATCCCAG encodes the following:
- a CDS encoding hemin uptake protein HemP; translation: MMVEKPDTFKHAPFVKDAAEVRTIESGDIFRGANEIMIRHEGVVYRMKITRQGKLILNK